The following coding sequences are from one Seonamhaeicola sp. ML3 window:
- a CDS encoding PcfJ domain-containing protein — protein sequence MKTIWNTKSENTKHSTYVALVEQVYNEENKPQRYKGTVESMLREFFSKTSKKKYTWKRKTFRALLLQAHSDKCYAVLRNYNYVKVLHNISSFGNKLVRPVEAWENKRLDPTEQISSLITHCFAKYEAPKFLENTFYGFNNLHMLWYVQLGKGASVLSLSQFPVTFTHKMAHVFRSAPPYFYVNQAIRYAQAVGFGAKEAAAKVIAHSDLANTNENHEVFWSSVVQFFAKVECLESNEINHIQEYLAVKYYEDQSFSMKGRTFNALLNQANEWHRKKHFENGNVLQWEASGIPPLFIEEELNGCKVVYKTIELKNSYELYEEGEAMKHCVADYDDDCFNKQSAIFSLQKEVMGQPAERLATLEIGLPDRHIVQAKAKYNEEPCSKALTLIDSWVNNESVKRYSQTVAHVAQVQEPYEPVVYQRLAEREQMNNYNWDANIVWIIKLIFWIFYILFVVTRSYKSQSNNYSVSPQAWHEWELETPKIDSILKASYQVNWPDDSLKINLKVLEEKWQNLN from the coding sequence ATGAAAACTATATGGAATACAAAAAGCGAAAACACAAAACATAGCACTTATGTAGCCTTGGTAGAACAAGTGTACAACGAAGAGAATAAACCACAACGCTACAAAGGCACAGTAGAATCTATGCTTCGAGAATTCTTTTCTAAAACCAGTAAAAAGAAATACACTTGGAAAAGAAAAACGTTTAGAGCACTATTGCTACAAGCACACAGTGATAAATGCTATGCTGTTTTGAGAAACTATAATTATGTGAAGGTATTGCATAATATAAGTTCGTTTGGTAACAAATTAGTAAGACCTGTAGAGGCATGGGAAAACAAAAGGTTAGATCCAACGGAGCAAATAAGTAGCTTAATTACGCACTGTTTTGCTAAGTATGAAGCTCCAAAATTTTTGGAGAACACATTCTATGGATTTAATAATTTGCATATGTTATGGTACGTTCAATTGGGTAAAGGTGCTAGTGTATTGAGTTTGTCTCAGTTTCCCGTAACGTTTACCCATAAAATGGCGCACGTTTTTAGAAGTGCACCCCCATATTTTTATGTAAATCAGGCTATACGTTATGCTCAAGCTGTTGGTTTTGGGGCTAAAGAAGCAGCGGCAAAAGTGATTGCCCATTCAGATTTGGCTAATACAAACGAAAACCATGAAGTGTTTTGGAGTTCTGTAGTTCAGTTTTTTGCAAAAGTAGAATGTTTGGAAAGTAATGAGATAAATCATATCCAAGAATACTTGGCGGTGAAGTATTATGAAGACCAATCTTTTTCTATGAAAGGTAGAACGTTCAATGCGTTGCTTAACCAAGCCAATGAATGGCATAGAAAAAAGCATTTTGAAAACGGTAATGTATTGCAATGGGAGGCTTCTGGAATCCCGCCTCTTTTTATAGAGGAAGAACTTAACGGTTGTAAAGTAGTTTACAAAACCATTGAGTTGAAAAACTCTTATGAGTTGTATGAAGAAGGTGAAGCCATGAAACACTGTGTTGCAGACTATGATGACGATTGTTTTAACAAGCAAAGTGCTATATTCTCTTTGCAAAAAGAGGTTATGGGGCAGCCAGCAGAGCGTTTGGCAACACTTGAAATTGGCTTACCAGACAGACACATTGTTCAGGCTAAAGCAAAGTACAATGAAGAGCCTTGCAGCAAAGCCTTGACTTTGATTGATAGTTGGGTTAATAATGAATCAGTAAAACGGTATTCGCAAACGGTTGCTCATGTTGCTCAAGTACAAGAACCATACGAGCCAGTCGTTTATCAAAGGTTGGCTGAACGCGAGCAGATGAACAATTATAATTGGGATGCAAATATCGTTTGGATTATTAAACTGATTTTTTGGATATTCTACATACTATTCGTGGTAACTAGATCCTATAAATCTCAGTCCAATAATTATTCTGTTAGCCCTCAGGCATGGCATGAATGGGAGCTTGAAACTCCTAAAATAGATTCTATCCTAAAGGCCAGTTACCAAGTTAACTGGCCTGATGATAGTTTGAAAATTAATTTAAAAGTATTAGAAGAAAAATGGCAAAACTTAAATTAA
- a CDS encoding endonuclease/exonuclease/phosphatase family protein, with the protein MPKVFRLVFSIVNAVIIIGLIAIHFVVKEHTFQSSLLYYTFPLPVIISIILVLSIFLSKRFRKFNLLLSAILLAVWLSRSFKVNFTKDGGEHDLEVVFWNTSHEKGFKDVFEETESVPDVIVLVEYKGNNLEEVKAKYPSYHFYKHPSKEIGIFSKDKIIIRNTTLRNFSSYVIHFETFGLDFYAVDIAGSIDVPRKWGVDVIEEALTDYNNAVLMGDFNMPFESKYLKPIKQNFNHAFNEKGNGFRETWFWNIPLLSLDHIWVSRDLEILKTEKISTWKSDHAILRTTLNKP; encoded by the coding sequence ATGCCAAAAGTTTTCCGTTTAGTTTTTAGTATTGTTAATGCAGTCATTATAATTGGCTTAATAGCAATTCATTTTGTTGTTAAAGAGCATACATTTCAATCCTCTTTATTGTATTATACCTTTCCTTTACCGGTAATTATTTCGATTATTTTAGTGCTCTCAATTTTTCTGAGTAAAAGGTTTAGAAAGTTCAACTTACTATTATCTGCTATTCTTCTGGCGGTATGGTTAAGTAGAAGTTTTAAAGTTAATTTTACCAAAGATGGAGGCGAACATGATTTAGAGGTAGTTTTTTGGAATACTTCACATGAAAAAGGGTTCAAAGATGTTTTTGAGGAAACAGAAAGTGTCCCAGATGTTATAGTTTTAGTTGAATATAAAGGAAACAATCTAGAAGAGGTAAAAGCAAAATATCCAAGCTATCATTTTTATAAACACCCATCAAAGGAAATTGGGATTTTTTCTAAGGATAAAATAATTATTAGGAATACAACGCTTAGAAATTTTAGTTCTTATGTAATTCATTTCGAGACTTTTGGATTGGATTTTTATGCGGTTGATATAGCAGGGAGTATAGATGTGCCTCGTAAATGGGGTGTTGATGTAATAGAAGAAGCACTTACAGATTACAACAACGCAGTTTTAATGGGAGATTTTAATATGCCCTTCGAGTCAAAATACCTAAAGCCAATAAAACAAAATTTCAATCATGCATTTAACGAAAAAGGTAATGGGTTTAGAGAGACTTGGTTTTGGAACATTCCTCTGCTTTCTCTAGATCATATCTGGGTTTCTAGAGATTTAGAGATACTTAAAACAGAAAAAATAAGTACCTGGAAATCTGATCATGCTATTCTTAGAACGACTTTAAATAAACCCTGA
- a CDS encoding YciI family protein encodes MRTQLLVLFVAILLVSCKKENQDNLPSTVDTIAEEVIDSVPVEIIKEPEKKSTKALLAELKEQGFAAESYYDENLKDTVIMQKYFIAFLKEGAIRTQNEEEAALIQKGHLEHLGKMYDLGYADISGPFDDKSTIKGVTIYNVPTLKMADSLANADPAVKAGRLEIEMHPWWAAKGFPLR; translated from the coding sequence ATGAGAACACAACTATTAGTACTATTTGTTGCAATCTTACTAGTTTCATGCAAGAAAGAGAACCAAGATAATCTTCCAAGTACAGTTGATACAATTGCTGAAGAAGTAATAGATTCGGTACCGGTTGAAATTATAAAAGAACCCGAAAAGAAAAGTACAAAAGCATTATTGGCAGAATTAAAAGAGCAAGGTTTTGCTGCCGAAAGCTACTATGATGAAAATTTGAAGGACACTGTAATAATGCAAAAATATTTTATAGCCTTTCTCAAAGAAGGCGCTATAAGAACCCAAAACGAAGAAGAAGCTGCTCTTATCCAAAAAGGGCATTTGGAGCATTTAGGTAAGATGTATGATTTGGGTTATGCCGATATTTCGGGGCCTTTTGATGATAAAAGTACCATTAAGGGCGTGACTATTTACAATGTGCCAACCCTTAAAATGGCCGATAGTTTAGCAAACGCTGATCCTGCAGTTAAAGCCGGAAGATTAGAGATAGAAATGCATCCTTGGTGGGCTGCAAAAGGTTTTCCGTTGAGATAA
- a CDS encoding CYTH domain-containing protein — protein MIEIERKFLVKSDAYKAEANKKTRIIQGFLNTHEERTVRVRLKGDTGFLTVKGKSTDDGLKRFEWETEITDEDAKSLLNICESGVIDKMRYEVPVKNHTFEIDQFFGSNEGLVIAEVELNSVDEVFDKPSWLGEEVTGDIKYYNSQLSKKPYCDW, from the coding sequence ATGATAGAAATAGAACGTAAATTTTTAGTAAAATCTGATGCTTATAAAGCAGAAGCCAATAAGAAAACAAGAATCATTCAGGGGTTTTTAAATACCCATGAGGAGCGAACAGTTAGGGTAAGACTTAAAGGCGATACAGGTTTTTTAACTGTAAAAGGAAAATCGACCGATGACGGTTTAAAACGTTTTGAATGGGAAACCGAAATTACCGATGAAGACGCTAAAAGTTTGTTAAATATCTGCGAATCAGGGGTTATTGATAAAATGCGTTATGAGGTGCCCGTAAAAAACCATACTTTTGAGATAGACCAGTTTTTTGGTAGTAATGAAGGTTTGGTAATTGCCGAGGTAGAGCTTAATTCTGTAGATGAGGTTTTTGATAAACCATCGTGGTTGGGTGAAGAAGTAACTGGAGACATAAAATATTACAACTCCCAATTGAGTAAGAAGCCTTACTGTGATTGGTAA
- the dinB gene encoding DNA polymerase IV, with the protein MSIDLPIRKIIHVDMDAFYASVEQMDNPKLKGKPIAVGGGGKRGVVSAASYEARKFGVKSAMAGNLAQKLCPEIIFVRPNFERYSEISKRIRAIFFDYTDLVEPLSLDEAYLDVTKNKKGNPSASLIAKEIRDRILNEVGLTASAGISINKFIAKIASDYNKPNGQKTVNPEEVLEFLEQLDIRKFYGVGKVTAEKMYQKGIFTGLDLKQKSLEYLDKNFGKSGRYYYYVVRGIHNSEVKPHRIRKSLAAERTFSENLSSEVFMLEKLEHIAQEVSKRLNKSKVAGKTVTLKIKYSDFTLQTRSKTLPYFINDKAIILETAKDLLYQEKLNNSVRLLGISLSNLNTEKKKKPVEKEAISVQLKFEF; encoded by the coding sequence ATGTCTATTGATTTACCAATACGAAAAATTATTCATGTGGATATGGATGCTTTTTATGCTTCCGTAGAACAAATGGACAACCCGAAATTAAAAGGAAAACCTATTGCGGTTGGCGGCGGTGGAAAACGTGGCGTGGTTAGTGCCGCCAGTTACGAGGCAAGAAAATTTGGTGTTAAGAGTGCTATGGCTGGCAACTTGGCCCAAAAGTTATGCCCCGAAATTATTTTTGTACGCCCCAATTTTGAACGCTACTCAGAAATCTCAAAAAGAATAAGAGCCATTTTTTTTGATTATACAGATTTGGTAGAACCGTTATCTCTGGACGAAGCCTATCTTGATGTTACCAAAAACAAAAAAGGGAACCCTAGCGCTTCATTGATTGCCAAAGAGATTAGAGATCGTATTTTGAATGAGGTTGGGCTTACAGCCTCTGCAGGTATCTCAATCAATAAATTTATTGCTAAAATAGCTAGCGATTACAACAAACCTAATGGGCAAAAAACTGTGAATCCAGAAGAAGTTCTAGAATTTTTAGAACAATTGGACATTAGAAAATTCTACGGCGTGGGAAAGGTAACTGCCGAAAAAATGTACCAGAAAGGTATTTTTACTGGACTGGATTTAAAACAAAAATCGTTAGAGTATTTAGATAAGAACTTTGGAAAATCAGGCCGCTATTACTATTACGTCGTAAGAGGTATTCATAATAGTGAAGTAAAACCACATCGCATTAGAAAATCGTTAGCAGCTGAACGCACCTTTAGCGAAAATCTATCCAGTGAAGTATTTATGCTTGAAAAACTAGAACATATTGCACAAGAAGTTTCTAAACGATTAAACAAAAGCAAGGTGGCCGGTAAAACAGTGACCTTAAAAATTAAATACAGTGACTTTACGCTACAAACGCGAAGTAAAACATTGCCTTATTTTATTAATGATAAAGCTATAATTTTAGAAACTGCCAAAGACTTGTTATATCAAGAAAAACTGAATAATTCGGTGAGATTATTAGGAATTTCGCTGTCCAATTTAAATACAGAAAAAAAGAAAAAACCAGTTGAAAAAGAAGCAATAAGTGTACAGTTGAAATTTGAGTTTTAA
- a CDS encoding glycoside hydrolase family 26 protein, with product MINKVIISFRILLLAITFFCFFPSSIFSQEQTIKDSQRPIDDMVSKIKTHVDPEFVYEYAQTKFVPPNGKTLLIMGQTVESITEYQNHFSNEKAPGGWSAYWAITEFKGVTERHKNDTGSSQNHQMLVDKFPNTVIQSAMWMVGKWGITENATLGYYDKVIEKYAAWAKSLNRPIYLRIGYEFDGPHNELEPKQYKRIYKRIVDILRNKGVNNIAFVWHSYASKPFKDYKLSDWYPGDEYVDWVAISVFGHAYNSHFGSYCDRVLEFAKQHKKPVMIAESNPVNGIEKSNLNVWDDWFVNYFSFIYNKNIKAVSFINENWQNLNIPGIQEWQDARLQNNEKISEAWFMETDKDYYLKQSPQLFELLGYKE from the coding sequence ATGATAAATAAAGTCATCATATCTTTCAGAATCCTTCTTTTAGCTATTACTTTCTTCTGTTTTTTCCCATCATCTATTTTTTCCCAAGAACAAACGATTAAAGATTCCCAGAGACCTATTGACGACATGGTCTCGAAAATAAAAACACATGTTGACCCTGAATTTGTTTATGAATATGCCCAAACAAAATTTGTTCCACCAAATGGAAAAACACTACTTATCATGGGGCAAACGGTTGAAAGTATTACTGAATATCAGAATCATTTTTCTAATGAAAAAGCACCTGGTGGGTGGTCTGCTTATTGGGCGATAACAGAATTTAAAGGTGTTACAGAAAGACATAAAAATGACACCGGCAGCTCTCAAAACCACCAAATGTTGGTTGACAAATTTCCAAATACGGTAATACAAAGTGCTATGTGGATGGTTGGTAAATGGGGTATTACTGAAAATGCCACTTTGGGTTATTATGATAAGGTCATTGAAAAGTATGCTGCTTGGGCAAAATCTCTAAACCGACCGATATATCTAAGAATAGGTTACGAATTTGATGGACCTCATAACGAATTAGAACCTAAACAATACAAAAGAATATACAAGCGTATTGTGGATATATTAAGAAATAAAGGTGTAAATAACATTGCTTTTGTATGGCATTCTTATGCTTCTAAACCATTTAAAGATTACAAATTGTCTGATTGGTATCCTGGGGATGAATATGTAGATTGGGTGGCTATATCTGTTTTCGGGCATGCCTACAATTCGCACTTTGGTTCTTATTGCGATAGGGTTTTAGAATTTGCCAAGCAACATAAAAAACCGGTTATGATTGCAGAATCTAACCCTGTAAATGGTATTGAGAAAAGTAACCTCAACGTTTGGGATGACTGGTTTGTTAATTACTTCAGCTTCATCTACAACAAGAATATTAAAGCGGTTAGTTTTATAAATGAAAATTGGCAAAACCTCAATATTCCTGGGATTCAAGAGTGGCAAGATGCTCGACTCCAGAATAATGAAAAAATATCTGAAGCATGGTTTATGGAAACCGATAAAGACTATTACTTAAAGCAGTCTCCTCAACTATTTGAATTATTAGGCTACAAAGAATAG
- the pyk gene encoding pyruvate kinase, translating into MPLTKKTKIVATLGPATSTKEVLKGMLEEGVNVFRINFSHADYTDVTERIEMIRELNEEYGYTAAILADLQGPKLRVGVMKEEVVVNPGDEIIFATGERFEGTKERVYMTYDRFPQDAKPGERILLDDGKLIFEVVSTDQKSEVVAKVIQGGPLKSKKGVNLPNTNISQPALTEKDIKDAEFAISQNVDWIALSFVRHAEDLMQLRDLINKHSDYKIPIVAKIEKPEAIENIDKIVTHCDGIMVARGDLGVEIPAADVPLIQKQLVLRAKKARIPVIIATQMMETMISSLTPTRAEVNDVANSVMDGADAVMLSGETSVGNYPVQVIRQMASILTSVEDSKLIKVPQLPPHIRTNRYITKSICYHAANMANEIDAKAISTLTNSGYTAFQISAWRPSCHILVFTSNKRILTRLSLLWGVQTFHYERFVSTDETIEDVNKIACEKGFVEAGDMLVSLAAMPIQEKGMVNTLRVTEITSCSF; encoded by the coding sequence ATGCCATTAACAAAGAAAACTAAAATAGTAGCGACATTAGGACCTGCGACAAGCACCAAGGAAGTACTTAAAGGAATGCTTGAAGAAGGCGTTAATGTTTTCAGAATAAATTTTTCCCATGCCGATTATACCGATGTAACCGAACGTATTGAAATGATTAGAGAGCTCAATGAAGAGTACGGTTATACTGCCGCAATATTAGCAGATTTACAAGGGCCAAAACTTCGTGTCGGAGTAATGAAGGAAGAAGTAGTTGTTAATCCTGGTGACGAAATCATTTTTGCCACAGGAGAACGTTTTGAAGGTACCAAAGAACGTGTTTACATGACCTACGACAGATTTCCTCAAGATGCTAAACCTGGAGAGCGCATTCTTTTAGATGACGGTAAATTAATTTTTGAGGTTGTTTCTACGGATCAGAAAAGTGAAGTTGTAGCAAAGGTAATTCAAGGTGGGCCTCTTAAATCTAAAAAAGGGGTAAACCTACCAAATACCAACATTTCTCAGCCTGCACTTACAGAAAAGGATATTAAAGATGCTGAGTTTGCTATTTCTCAAAATGTAGATTGGATAGCGTTGTCTTTTGTGCGTCATGCCGAAGATTTAATGCAATTACGAGATTTAATTAATAAGCACAGCGATTATAAAATTCCTATTGTAGCTAAGATTGAAAAACCTGAGGCTATAGAGAACATTGATAAAATCGTAACTCATTGTGATGGGATTATGGTAGCGCGTGGTGATTTGGGAGTGGAAATTCCTGCAGCAGACGTACCGTTAATTCAAAAGCAATTGGTATTACGAGCTAAAAAAGCCAGAATTCCGGTAATTATTGCAACTCAAATGATGGAAACTATGATTTCCAGTTTAACGCCTACCAGAGCAGAGGTTAACGACGTTGCAAACTCGGTTATGGATGGTGCAGATGCAGTTATGTTATCTGGAGAAACTTCGGTTGGTAATTATCCTGTACAAGTTATAAGACAGATGGCCAGTATTTTAACTAGTGTTGAAGATTCTAAACTAATTAAAGTACCTCAATTACCACCTCATATACGTACCAATCGTTACATCACAAAATCCATATGTTATCATGCAGCGAACATGGCAAATGAAATCGATGCCAAAGCTATTTCTACTCTTACTAATAGTGGTTATACAGCATTCCAGATATCTGCTTGGAGACCATCGTGTCATATTTTGGTATTTACTTCCAACAAGCGTATTTTAACACGTTTAAGTTTGCTTTGGGGAGTTCAAACATTTCATTATGAGCGTTTTGTAAGCACCGATGAAACTATCGAAGATGTGAACAAAATTGCCTGCGAAAAAGGTTTTGTAGAGGCAGGAGATATGTTAGTAAGTTTAGCGGCTATGCCTATTCAAGAAAAGGGTATGGTAAATACTTTAAGAGTTACAGAAATAACAAGTTGTAGTTTCTAA
- a CDS encoding IPExxxVDY family protein: protein MAVHKLVLDAIDEDLFTLVAVHCNLEDYRLAFLLNKFLGITLTRKSKDLDFPNSKSFYSIYEWEDCRQQTIWNLVSNICKTEYYRQANQGSLFNVQEKITRTDYLIPERKTVNYFIKINSDFNFTKEKYILNSILKIPQVATAYSIQPDQLKFKDHLIF from the coding sequence ATGGCAGTTCATAAACTCGTTTTAGATGCTATTGATGAAGACCTATTTACTTTAGTTGCAGTTCACTGCAATCTTGAAGACTATAGGTTAGCATTTCTTTTAAACAAGTTTTTAGGCATAACACTTACCAGAAAATCTAAAGATTTAGATTTTCCAAACTCAAAATCGTTCTATTCCATATACGAATGGGAAGATTGCAGACAACAAACTATTTGGAATTTGGTCTCTAATATCTGCAAAACAGAATATTACAGACAAGCTAATCAAGGTTCTTTATTCAATGTTCAAGAAAAAATAACAAGGACCGATTACCTAATACCAGAACGCAAAACCGTTAATTATTTTATAAAGATAAATAGCGACTTTAATTTCACTAAAGAAAAGTACATTCTGAATAGTATATTAAAAATACCTCAAGTAGCCACTGCTTACAGTATTCAACCCGATCAATTAAAATTTAAGGACCATTTAATTTTTTAG
- the rnc gene encoding ribonuclease III: MKNIRNILNSRFKRNGNFFMELTKILGFKPLDVIYFKTAFTHRSMNLKDDLGNAINYERLEFLGDAMLSAVIASHLYQEVPSGDEGYLTKMRSKVVSREHLNELGKELKLIDLVKSKIPAGQFGDNIHGNLFEALVGAIFLDRGYKYCEKFIFKRVIIPYVDIEKLEGKVISYKSLLIEWCQKEKKTFGYNVYEDTGNDEVRHFSVKLSIDNKIVSKARATSKKKAEEKASKRAFFVFQNKISKML, encoded by the coding sequence ATGAAAAACATTCGTAACATACTAAATTCCCGTTTTAAACGTAACGGGAATTTTTTTATGGAATTAACTAAAATTCTTGGATTCAAACCTTTAGATGTCATTTATTTTAAAACGGCTTTTACGCATCGTTCTATGAACCTTAAGGACGATTTAGGTAATGCTATAAACTACGAGCGATTAGAATTTTTGGGCGATGCTATGTTAAGTGCCGTTATTGCATCACACCTATATCAAGAGGTGCCCAGTGGCGATGAAGGTTATCTTACCAAAATGCGATCTAAAGTAGTAAGTAGGGAACATTTAAACGAACTAGGCAAGGAACTCAAGCTTATCGATTTAGTAAAGAGTAAAATTCCGGCAGGGCAGTTTGGTGATAATATTCACGGTAATTTATTCGAGGCACTTGTTGGCGCCATTTTTTTAGATAGAGGTTATAAATACTGTGAAAAGTTTATTTTTAAACGTGTTATTATTCCTTATGTTGATATAGAAAAACTTGAAGGAAAGGTAATAAGTTATAAGAGTTTGCTCATTGAGTGGTGCCAAAAAGAAAAGAAAACTTTTGGCTATAATGTTTACGAAGATACTGGAAATGACGAGGTAAGACATTTTTCGGTTAAACTTTCCATAGACAATAAAATAGTTTCAAAAGCCAGAGCCACTTCAAAGAAAAAAGCCGAGGAAAAAGCGTCTAAACGTGCTTTTTTTGTTTTTCAAAACAAGATATCAAAGATGTTATAA
- the fabF gene encoding beta-ketoacyl-ACP synthase II encodes MDIKRVVVTGLGALTPIGNTKDEYWDGLINGKSGAAPITYYDTEKFKTKFACEIKNFNPTDFLDRKEARKMDKFAQYAMVAADEAIADANLNLDEVNKLRVGVIWGAGIGGLETFQQEVLNYAGGDGTPRFNPFFIPKMIADIAPANISIKHGFMGPNYTTVSACASSANAMFDALNSIRLGYTDVVVTGGSEAAVTIAGMGGFNAMHALSTRNESPESASRPFDGTRDGFVLGEGAGALILEEYEHAKARGAKIYAEVAGGGLSSDAYHMTAPHPEGIGVVEVMKNCLENAGLNPEDVDHINTHGTSTPLGDVAELKAISKVFGGHAKNININSTKSMTGHLLGAAGAIEAIASILAIEHGIVPPTINHTTVDENIDPELNLTLNKAQKREVNVAMSNTFGFGGHNACVLFKKI; translated from the coding sequence ATGGATATAAAGAGAGTTGTAGTCACAGGCTTAGGGGCTTTAACACCTATAGGCAATACCAAAGATGAATATTGGGATGGTCTAATTAATGGTAAAAGCGGTGCTGCGCCTATAACATATTATGATACCGAAAAGTTCAAGACTAAATTCGCTTGCGAAATTAAGAACTTTAACCCAACAGATTTCCTTGACAGAAAGGAGGCCCGTAAAATGGATAAGTTTGCTCAGTATGCCATGGTGGCTGCAGACGAAGCAATTGCGGATGCCAACCTTAATCTAGACGAGGTAAACAAGTTGCGTGTTGGTGTTATATGGGGAGCTGGTATTGGTGGTTTAGAAACGTTTCAGCAAGAAGTTTTAAACTATGCTGGAGGTGATGGCACACCAAGATTTAACCCTTTCTTTATTCCTAAAATGATTGCCGATATTGCACCGGCAAACATTTCCATAAAACATGGTTTTATGGGACCTAACTATACAACAGTTTCTGCTTGTGCGTCTTCAGCAAACGCTATGTTCGATGCTCTAAACTCTATACGTTTGGGGTATACCGATGTAGTTGTTACTGGAGGAAGTGAAGCTGCAGTGACTATTGCTGGAATGGGTGGTTTTAACGCCATGCATGCATTGTCCACAAGAAATGAAAGTCCAGAATCAGCTTCAAGACCTTTCGACGGAACTAGAGATGGTTTTGTTTTAGGTGAAGGTGCTGGCGCTTTAATTTTAGAGGAGTATGAACATGCTAAGGCTAGAGGGGCTAAGATTTATGCTGAGGTAGCAGGAGGTGGATTATCTTCTGATGCTTATCACATGACGGCACCTCACCCAGAAGGAATTGGTGTTGTTGAGGTAATGAAGAATTGTTTAGAGAATGCAGGGCTTAACCCCGAAGATGTAGACCATATTAATACACATGGAACATCTACACCATTAGGAGATGTAGCAGAACTTAAAGCTATATCTAAGGTGTTTGGCGGTCATGCAAAAAACATAAATATTAATTCTACAAAATCAATGACAGGGCATCTATTAGGTGCTGCTGGGGCCATTGAAGCTATTGCTAGTATTTTAGCAATTGAACACGGAATTGTGCCTCCTACCATCAATCACACTACGGTTGATGAGAATATTGATCCAGAATTAAATTTAACTTTAAACAAGGCTCAAAAACGCGAAGTAAACGTAGCAATGAGTAATACATTTGGATTTGGCGGACATAACGCTTGTGTATTATTCAAGAAAATATAG
- a CDS encoding acyl carrier protein, whose protein sequence is MSDIASRVKAIIVDKLGVDENEVVAEASFTNDLGADSLDTVELIMEFEKEFDIQIPDDQAENIATVGQAISYIEAAK, encoded by the coding sequence ATGTCAGACATTGCATCAAGAGTAAAAGCGATTATCGTAGACAAATTAGGAGTAGATGAAAATGAAGTAGTTGCAGAAGCTAGCTTCACTAACGATTTAGGAGCGGACTCATTGGATACTGTAGAACTAATTATGGAATTCGAAAAAGAATTCGATATTCAAATACCAGACGATCAAGCTGAAAACATTGCAACAGTTGGTCAAGCTATATCTTATATAGAAGCTGCAAAATAA
- a CDS encoding phosphoribosylglycinamide formyltransferase, with the protein MKRVVIFASGSGSNAENLISFFQNSDNVSVIQILTNNPHAKVLDRAKRLKVSALSFNRVAFTKTNDVLNILKTTNPDIIILAGFLWKFPEHILDEFPNKVINVHPALLPKFGGKGMYGMHVHRAVVENKETETGITIHYVNENYDEGATIFQAKCDVLPTDTAEDVAAKIHELEMEHFPKVVKKLLDND; encoded by the coding sequence ATGAAACGCGTAGTAATTTTTGCGTCCGGAAGTGGATCTAATGCTGAAAATCTAATAAGTTTTTTTCAAAACAGCGATAATGTATCTGTTATTCAAATACTTACTAACAATCCTCATGCCAAAGTTTTAGATCGCGCAAAACGGCTTAAAGTAAGTGCATTATCATTTAATAGAGTAGCATTTACCAAGACCAATGATGTTTTGAATATCTTAAAAACTACTAATCCAGACATTATCATATTAGCTGGGTTTTTATGGAAATTCCCAGAGCATATTTTAGATGAATTCCCTAATAAAGTGATTAATGTACACCCTGCTTTACTTCCAAAGTTTGGAGGAAAAGGCATGTATGGCATGCATGTACACAGGGCTGTGGTTGAAAATAAGGAAACCGAAACGGGTATTACCATACATTATGTAAATGAAAATTACGATGAAGGCGCAACCATATTTCAGGCAAAATGTGACGTATTACCGACTGATACCGCCGAGGACGTAGCTGCTAAAATTCATGAATTGGAAATGGAACATTTTCCAAAGGTGGTTAAAAAACTATTGGATAATGATTAA